In Thiovibrio frasassiensis, one DNA window encodes the following:
- the rsmI gene encoding 16S rRNA (cytidine(1402)-2'-O)-methyltransferase, with protein sequence MKQVKGKEPQAKAASPSKGGTLFVVATPIGNLEDITLRALRILKEVDLIAAEDTRHTRKLLTHFDIHTPLLSYYKENEASRSQEIVARLLSGAQVALVSDAGTPGISDPGGILVKSAHEQGVSVVPIPGVSALATILSVAGLTEPSHLFLAFLPSKGSERRKLLRGLKNEVHPIVFYESPRRITASLGDCLGELGERRALIGRELTKIHEEIVSAPLSDLLADFKGRESIKGEFVVLIEGLRATGTQRPDNLDDLLRWYRAQDGVSLKDAVANIAKDLDLSRSEVYQKALAVWKEQG encoded by the coding sequence ATGAAGCAGGTCAAAGGAAAAGAACCCCAAGCCAAGGCGGCGAGCCCAAGCAAAGGCGGCACCCTGTTTGTGGTGGCCACCCCCATCGGCAACCTGGAGGATATTACCCTCCGCGCCCTGCGCATCCTCAAAGAGGTGGATCTGATCGCCGCCGAGGACACCCGGCACACCAGAAAGCTCCTCACCCATTTCGATATCCATACCCCGCTGCTCAGCTACTACAAGGAAAACGAGGCGAGCCGCTCCCAGGAGATTGTGGCCCGTTTGCTTTCCGGGGCGCAGGTGGCCCTGGTTTCCGATGCCGGCACCCCAGGGATCTCCGATCCGGGTGGGATCCTGGTGAAGAGCGCCCACGAGCAGGGGGTGAGTGTGGTGCCGATTCCCGGGGTTTCGGCCCTGGCGACCATCCTCAGCGTGGCCGGTCTGACCGAGCCGTCGCATCTCTTTCTCGCCTTTCTGCCCTCCAAGGGGAGTGAGCGGCGCAAACTCCTGCGGGGGCTCAAAAATGAAGTGCACCCCATAGTTTTTTACGAGTCGCCCCGGCGGATCACCGCCTCGCTGGGTGATTGCCTGGGGGAGCTGGGCGAACGGCGGGCGCTGATCGGCCGGGAGCTCACCAAGATACATGAAGAGATTGTCTCGGCACCCCTGAGCGATCTTTTGGCCGACTTCAAGGGACGGGAGTCCATCAAGGGGGAATTCGTGGTGCTCATCGAAGGGCTGCGCGCCACCGGGACGCAACGGCCGGACAACCTGGACGATCTGCTGCGCTGGTATCGGGCGCAGGACGGGGTGAGCCTGAAAGACGCGGTGGCCAATATTGCCAAGGATCTGGATCTCTCCCGCTCCGAGGTCTATCAAAAGGCGTTGGCGGTGTGGAAG
- a CDS encoding sensor histidine kinase: MQADKWEEAYLAQSQDAAVGRMFRGIIHNLGGIIQVFSLHTDLSAMMLDKAMAVLAQMRQAGASPELDSLHDLLTRRADALSQMQEKVVQSQQILQRTQILPDFLPLPGGVAYTVNSVIATEVEFMSADSVFKHKVRKTLNLAEPLPALARFQLELHQIIHILLSNALEAVQGQEDAEIVVESFLEGEGVGIRVTDNGPGLGSEAAAHCYEPFFSTKEGHLGLGLYLAKKLISRCGGELSHKSSPGSTGFSLLVPVEAMQV; this comes from the coding sequence ATGCAGGCTGATAAATGGGAAGAGGCGTATCTGGCGCAGAGTCAGGATGCCGCGGTGGGGCGGATGTTCCGCGGGATTATCCATAACCTCGGCGGGATCATCCAGGTTTTTTCCCTGCACACGGATCTTTCCGCCATGATGCTCGATAAGGCCATGGCGGTGCTGGCGCAGATGCGCCAGGCCGGGGCAAGCCCGGAGCTGGACAGCCTGCACGATCTCCTCACCCGCAGGGCGGATGCCCTGAGCCAGATGCAGGAGAAGGTGGTGCAGAGCCAGCAGATCCTGCAGCGGACCCAGATCCTCCCTGATTTCCTGCCGCTGCCCGGCGGTGTTGCCTATACGGTGAATTCGGTTATCGCAACCGAGGTGGAGTTTATGTCTGCCGATTCGGTTTTTAAGCATAAGGTGCGCAAGACTTTGAACCTGGCTGAACCGCTCCCTGCATTAGCGCGGTTTCAGCTGGAGTTGCACCAGATCATCCATATTCTCCTCAGTAATGCTCTGGAAGCGGTGCAGGGGCAGGAGGATGCGGAGATCGTGGTTGAGTCATTTCTCGAAGGCGAGGGAGTCGGGATTCGGGTTACGGACAACGGTCCGGGGCTGGGCAGCGAGGCGGCGGCGCATTGCTACGAGCCGTTTTTTTCCACCAAGGAAGGCCATCTCGGTCTTGGCTTGTATCTGGCGAAAAAGCTCATCAGCCGCTGCGGCGGCGAACTTTCCCACAAGTCCAGTCCCGGGAGCACCGGTTTTTCTCTCCTTGTCCCGGTGGAGGCCATGCAGGTATGA
- a CDS encoding AAA family ATPase, which translates to MPDLLENLTKWFSERPQWLQVAATLLLGKNELTAKDVSDLAILCQQEAAGKIPKKSCSFSASAFSKGASGTLRLCSISDVEGVNALAPKKPLEFGKGNITVVYGYNGSGKSGYVRLLKHVCGARALGELHPNIYKSVSTEQKASITFELNGTKKCHHWSGKGICDDLSSVDIFDTSFGRVFVSSEDEASYEPPVLSFFSSLIEVCERVASALEAESNQHQSKKPNIPADKKITAEGIWYESISAKTKQQDVDKYCIFESKDETEIQTLQQRLAEQDPTEKAKHLKKQKQHIDILVQDAQKYLDQLSDENCRRIIGAKKKSIIKKKAADTAAEKVFSGSQLEGIGSDVWKELWEAARKYSTSTAYKELEYPFVSDGSRCVLCHQTLSLESKDRLTSFENFIKGEMQQAAIDAAKEYETATKTVGDIPNPESLKTRIDAAGIQQDEISSQVTKFFSQLQSRKDQLPGIDSEEAIPTAPQKPKWIEEINTHSKNLGDLAAKYEEDAKNDNRDQIKKKRDSLLAKKWLSEHRASIEEEISRLKVLSQIQVAKKSTNTKSLSQKKGELAEALITDAFVKRFNTELKNLGASHVKVELVKTKVSKGRVLHKLQLRGAAQNALADVLSEGESRIVSIGAFLADVTGKSSQAPFIFDDPISSLDQSYEEAVVKRLIELSHNKQIIIFTHRLSLLGTIKHFAEKKSIKPDVVSIRSADWGTGEPAPIPLSQSDIKSALNALMSQRYQGAKKANDNGEFEHVEILLKSMCSDFRIILERSIENDLLCGVVQRFQRPVHTLKLKDLPKLGETDCNFIDSLMTKYSGFEHSQPAEAPVELPNPDELLADMTALKDWREEYSKRTV; encoded by the coding sequence ATGCCTGACTTATTGGAAAATTTAACCAAATGGTTTTCTGAACGTCCTCAATGGCTTCAGGTCGCTGCAACTTTACTCCTTGGAAAAAATGAACTTACAGCCAAGGATGTATCTGACCTCGCAATACTTTGCCAACAGGAAGCAGCCGGGAAGATACCTAAAAAGAGTTGTTCTTTTTCTGCCTCCGCGTTTTCCAAGGGTGCATCGGGAACACTGCGACTATGTTCTATCAGTGATGTAGAAGGGGTAAACGCCCTTGCGCCCAAAAAACCACTAGAATTTGGTAAAGGAAATATAACCGTAGTCTACGGCTACAACGGATCTGGAAAGTCTGGTTATGTCAGGCTCCTCAAGCACGTTTGCGGCGCACGTGCTCTTGGAGAACTCCATCCCAATATTTATAAGTCTGTTTCCACCGAACAAAAAGCCAGTATTACATTTGAACTAAATGGCACCAAAAAGTGTCATCACTGGTCAGGGAAAGGCATCTGTGATGACCTCAGTAGCGTTGATATTTTTGACACCTCCTTTGGGCGGGTCTTTGTAAGCAGTGAAGATGAAGCAAGTTACGAACCACCGGTATTATCTTTTTTTAGTTCGCTTATTGAAGTGTGCGAGAGGGTTGCAAGTGCCCTGGAGGCCGAGTCAAATCAACATCAGTCCAAAAAACCAAATATCCCCGCCGATAAAAAGATCACCGCTGAAGGTATTTGGTATGAGAGCATAAGCGCCAAAACCAAGCAACAAGACGTCGATAAATACTGCATTTTTGAAAGCAAGGACGAAACCGAGATACAGACTCTTCAGCAGCGACTCGCTGAGCAAGACCCAACAGAAAAGGCAAAACACTTAAAAAAACAGAAACAGCATATAGATATTCTTGTCCAGGATGCTCAAAAATATCTGGATCAACTATCTGATGAAAATTGTCGTCGAATCATTGGGGCCAAAAAGAAGTCGATCATTAAAAAGAAAGCAGCAGATACTGCTGCGGAAAAAGTATTTTCCGGTAGTCAATTAGAAGGTATTGGCTCCGATGTTTGGAAAGAACTTTGGGAGGCAGCGAGGAAATACTCCACGTCGACGGCCTATAAAGAACTCGAATATCCCTTCGTGTCTGATGGCTCACGTTGTGTCCTTTGTCACCAAACCCTCTCCCTGGAATCAAAGGATCGACTAACCTCTTTCGAAAATTTTATAAAAGGTGAGATGCAACAAGCCGCAATAGACGCGGCAAAGGAATATGAGACCGCTACCAAAACCGTAGGGGATATACCCAATCCTGAGTCTTTGAAAACAAGAATAGATGCAGCAGGCATTCAGCAAGATGAAATCTCTAGCCAGGTAACAAAATTCTTTTCTCAATTACAAAGCAGAAAAGATCAACTGCCTGGAATTGATTCCGAGGAGGCTATTCCTACCGCTCCACAAAAACCAAAATGGATTGAAGAAATAAATACCCATTCGAAAAATCTGGGAGATCTTGCCGCGAAATACGAAGAAGATGCAAAAAATGACAATCGTGATCAAATCAAAAAGAAACGGGACAGTCTATTGGCTAAAAAGTGGTTGTCCGAACATCGTGCATCCATTGAGGAAGAAATCAGCCGACTAAAGGTCCTGAGCCAGATCCAGGTGGCGAAGAAGTCTACCAACACAAAATCTCTGTCGCAGAAGAAGGGCGAGCTGGCGGAAGCATTGATCACTGACGCCTTTGTAAAAAGATTCAACACCGAACTAAAAAACCTCGGAGCGTCACACGTCAAGGTCGAGCTTGTAAAGACAAAGGTTTCAAAAGGCCGCGTTCTTCATAAACTTCAGCTTCGAGGTGCCGCTCAGAATGCGCTCGCGGATGTTCTTAGTGAAGGGGAAAGTCGTATAGTTTCAATTGGGGCGTTCTTAGCTGACGTGACTGGCAAGAGCAGCCAAGCCCCATTCATTTTTGATGATCCAATATCCTCGTTGGATCAAAGTTATGAAGAGGCTGTGGTTAAAAGATTGATAGAACTGTCCCATAATAAGCAGATCATCATTTTTACTCACCGCCTCTCCTTGCTTGGAACTATAAAACATTTTGCCGAGAAGAAATCCATAAAGCCCGATGTCGTAAGCATTCGTTCTGCTGACTGGGGAACCGGGGAACCAGCGCCAATTCCTTTGTCGCAGAGTGACATTAAATCTGCCTTGAACGCTCTTATGAGCCAGCGGTATCAGGGGGCAAAGAAAGCAAACGACAATGGAGAGTTTGAACATGTTGAAATTTTGCTAAAGTCCATGTGCAGCGATTTTAGAATAATATTGGAAAGATCTATTGAGAATGATTTGTTGTGTGGGGTTGTGCAAAGATTTCAGCGACCTGTCCATACCCTCAAACTAAAGGATCTGCCAAAGCTTGGAGAAACAGATTGTAATTTTATAGATTCACTGATGACTAAATATTCAGGATTTGAACATTCCCAACCAGCAGAAGCGCCTGTAGAACTGCCGAATCCAGACGAGTTATTGGCCGACATGACTGCACTGAAAGATTGGCGGGAAGAATACTCTAAGAGAACCGTTTAA
- a CDS encoding DUF2806 domain-containing protein, giving the protein MDIKDAAGLSEPLRKLIEVCAEGIGAIARPWLIRRDAKALVDAQATLEKANLLVASADLATTGSQIAVRVEYREAKRHRNLCAVVSEAKKTMPNEVSEQSVDSDWIARFFSYAEDVSNEEMQRLWGRLLSGEVSRPGSFSMRALELTRSLSSEEASIFHVLCNYSLGGDCVFSMDEPLVNFKRKSTEFAIGSKEDEWEDFYVGAGITRPQFTLLEEIGLLSSAWGTVRTWKSGPDPAATVLVWRRGDQCLGIRNESPTEDGWSFTVPTIELTHIARQLNSVFDRSPFHDSHLRQLVKSFERHGLKCQLGTFRLNPDAGEKQWLMTDIDANAK; this is encoded by the coding sequence ATGGATATAAAGGACGCTGCGGGTCTTTCAGAACCCCTCAGAAAATTGATCGAGGTGTGCGCCGAAGGAATTGGCGCAATAGCTCGTCCTTGGCTGATCCGGCGCGATGCAAAAGCCTTGGTAGATGCCCAAGCGACACTTGAAAAAGCCAATCTGTTGGTGGCCTCCGCCGACCTTGCCACAACCGGATCTCAAATCGCGGTAAGAGTTGAGTATAGAGAAGCAAAGCGACACCGAAATTTGTGTGCAGTTGTCTCTGAAGCAAAAAAAACAATGCCAAATGAAGTATCAGAGCAATCTGTTGATTCAGACTGGATCGCTCGATTTTTTAGTTATGCAGAAGACGTATCGAATGAAGAAATGCAGCGTTTATGGGGGCGGCTGCTGAGCGGGGAGGTGTCGCGCCCAGGTTCATTTTCAATGAGAGCACTAGAACTGACAAGAAGTTTGTCTAGCGAGGAAGCGTCGATATTTCACGTGTTGTGTAACTATTCGCTAGGGGGGGATTGTGTGTTTAGCATGGACGAGCCTCTTGTGAATTTCAAGAGAAAATCGACTGAATTTGCCATTGGTTCAAAAGAAGATGAATGGGAGGATTTTTACGTTGGTGCGGGAATAACCAGACCCCAGTTCACGTTGCTGGAGGAAATCGGGTTATTGAGCTCTGCGTGGGGAACCGTCCGAACTTGGAAGAGCGGACCCGACCCGGCTGCCACTGTACTTGTATGGAGGAGAGGGGATCAATGTCTTGGAATACGAAACGAATCGCCAACGGAAGATGGCTGGTCATTTACAGTCCCTACAATAGAGCTTACGCACATTGCTCGCCAGCTCAATAGTGTATTTGATCGGAGTCCGTTTCATGATTCGCATCTACGTCAGCTGGTCAAGTCCTTCGAGCGCCACGGCCTTAAATGCCAATTAGGAACGTTTAGGCTCAATCCGGATGCCGGCGAGAAACAGTGGTTGATGACAGATATAGACGCAAACGCAAAATAA
- a CDS encoding type I restriction enzyme HsdR N-terminal domain-containing protein: MMATIPKRAEDRIKAGIKAFAKVIEGAKARDVNESDTVTIVVDMLSTICGYDKYTEITSEYVIRGTYCDLAIKTGDDKPTFLIEVKAINIPLKEAHLRQAIGYAASEGIEWVMLTNGDHWQAHRVIFGKPIKTEVAFDFSFSDTTKLPMLTDFFFLISKEGVSKSAIATFHEECQLTSKHMVAATLMTEPVVAAIRRQLMGIGKGVKITEEQILASLQNLVLKRDVLEGEEAGKAKRRLATANRQKKKLGSEVAAPVKQAAEAAM, from the coding sequence ATGATGGCGACTATACCAAAAAGGGCTGAGGACCGAATTAAGGCGGGCATCAAAGCTTTTGCAAAGGTCATCGAGGGAGCCAAGGCGCGAGACGTAAACGAGTCAGACACCGTGACTATCGTGGTGGATATGCTTTCCACTATCTGCGGATATGACAAGTACACCGAGATCACCAGCGAGTATGTGATCCGTGGCACATATTGCGACTTGGCTATCAAGACAGGGGATGACAAGCCTACTTTTTTGATAGAGGTTAAGGCTATCAATATTCCGCTTAAGGAAGCGCATCTGCGCCAGGCCATCGGCTACGCGGCCAGCGAGGGTATAGAGTGGGTCATGCTTACCAATGGCGACCACTGGCAGGCCCATCGGGTGATCTTCGGAAAGCCGATAAAAACCGAAGTAGCTTTTGATTTCAGTTTTTCAGATACGACCAAACTGCCAATGCTCACCGACTTCTTTTTTCTGATCAGCAAGGAGGGAGTGAGCAAATCAGCCATAGCCACATTCCATGAGGAATGCCAGTTGACCAGCAAGCACATGGTTGCGGCAACGCTCATGACCGAGCCAGTAGTGGCTGCCATCCGCCGTCAACTGATGGGTATCGGCAAGGGCGTGAAGATAACCGAAGAGCAGATTTTGGCATCTTTGCAGAACTTGGTGCTCAAACGCGACGTTTTGGAGGGTGAGGAAGCAGGTAAAGCCAAACGGCGGTTGGCGACGGCGAATCGGCAGAAGAAAAAGCTTGGCAGCGAAGTGGCGGCTCCGGTGAAACAAGCGGCTGAAGCAGCAATGTGA
- a CDS encoding rhodanese-like domain-containing protein: MFKRIALSLAFTLVAAAPALATNYITPANLKKMLDEKQEVILVDIQPADQFEKHHLPGSIETNAFPAKSDEEKARLDKTLPTINASKAPVTVLCPRGKSGAKNSYDYLQSKGVDEKRLQILEGGIADWPYKEMFVTGR; encoded by the coding sequence ATGTTCAAAAGAATCGCATTATCCCTGGCCTTTACCCTGGTGGCTGCCGCACCCGCCCTGGCGACCAACTACATCACCCCGGCAAACCTCAAGAAGATGCTGGACGAAAAGCAGGAGGTGATCCTGGTGGATATCCAGCCTGCGGACCAGTTCGAGAAACACCATCTGCCGGGCTCCATCGAAACCAACGCCTTCCCCGCGAAAAGCGACGAGGAAAAAGCGCGTCTGGACAAGACCCTGCCCACCATCAACGCCAGCAAGGCGCCGGTGACGGTGCTCTGCCCCAGGGGCAAGAGCGGGGCGAAAAACAGCTACGACTACCTGCAGAGCAAGGGGGTGGATGAGAAGCGGCTTCAGATATTAGAGGGGGGAATTGCGGACTGGCCTTATAAGGAGATGTTTGTTACCGGGCGTTAA
- a CDS encoding DedA family protein has protein sequence MHEIINWLVATVGAMGYPGIFILMAMESSVIPIPSELVMPPAGYLVQAGKMEMWAVILCGTFGSLFGAYLNYFASQYLGRPLLIKYGKYVWITEEKFAKVETFFLRHGEISTFIGRLLPVVRHLISLPAGLSGMNHLKFSLYTLLGAGIWVTVLSWLGYFIGSNQDLIFAYSHQILYGVLGLSALIIIVYIKLQPKKEDERG, from the coding sequence ATGCACGAAATCATCAACTGGCTTGTGGCCACGGTCGGGGCCATGGGCTATCCGGGAATCTTTATCCTGATGGCCATGGAGAGTTCGGTGATTCCCATCCCCAGCGAGCTGGTCATGCCGCCGGCCGGCTATCTCGTGCAGGCGGGGAAGATGGAGATGTGGGCCGTTATTCTCTGCGGCACCTTCGGCAGCCTCTTTGGCGCCTACCTCAATTATTTCGCCTCCCAGTATCTGGGCAGGCCGCTGCTGATCAAGTACGGCAAGTATGTCTGGATCACCGAGGAGAAGTTTGCCAAGGTGGAGACCTTTTTCCTGCGGCACGGGGAAATCTCGACCTTCATCGGCCGCCTCCTGCCGGTGGTGCGCCACCTCATTTCTCTGCCCGCCGGACTCTCCGGCATGAACCACCTGAAGTTTTCCCTCTACACCCTGTTGGGCGCCGGGATCTGGGTGACGGTGCTTTCCTGGCTCGGCTATTTCATCGGCAGCAACCAGGATCTGATTTTCGCCTACTCCCACCAGATCCTCTACGGGGTGCTCGGGCTTTCCGCCCTGATTATCATCGTTTACATCAAGCTACAGCCCAAAAAAGAAGACGAACGTGGGTAA